A region of Arabidopsis thaliana chromosome 5, partial sequence DNA encodes the following proteins:
- the SYN1 gene encoding Rad21/Rec8-like family protein (SYNAPTIC 1 (SYN1); CONTAINS InterPro DOMAIN/s: Rad21/Rec8 like protein, C-terminal (InterPro:IPR006909), Rad21/Rec8 like protein, N-terminal (InterPro:IPR006910); BEST Arabidopsis thaliana protein match is: sister chromatid cohesion 1 protein 4 (TAIR:AT5G16270.1); Has 648 Blast hits to 629 proteins in 171 species: Archae - 0; Bacteria - 0; Metazoa - 226; Fungi - 209; Plants - 165; Viruses - 0; Other Eukaryotes - 48 (source: NCBI BLink).), with amino-acid sequence MLRLESLIVTVWGPATLLARKAPLGQIWMAATLHAKINRKKLDKLDIIQICEEILNPSVPMALRLSGILMGGVVIVYERKVKLLFDDVNRFLVEINGAWRTKSVPDPTLLPKGKTHARKEAVTLPENEEADFGDFEQTRNVPKFGNYMDFQQTFISMRLDESHVNNNPEPEDLGQQFHQADAENITLFEYHGSFQTNNETYDRFERFDIEGDDETQMNSNPREGAEIPTTLIPSPPRHHDIPEGVNPTSPQRQEQQENRRDGFAEQMEEQNIPDKEEHDRPQPAKKRARKTATSAMDYEQTIIAGHVYQSWLQDTSDILCRGEKRKVRGTIRPDMESFKRANMPPTQLFEKDSSYPPQLYQLWSKNTQVLQTSSSESRHPDLRAEQSPGFVQERMHNHHQTDHHERSDTSSQNLDSPAEILRTVRTGKGASVESMMAGSRASPETINRQAADINVTPFYSGDDVRSMPSTPSARGAASINNIEISSKSRMPNRKRPNSSPRRGLEPVAEERPWEHREYEFEFSMLPEKRFTADKEILFETASTQTQKPVCNQSDEMITDSIKSHLKTHFETPGAPQVESLNKLAVGMDRNAAAKLFFQSCVLATRGVIKVNQAEPYGDILIARGPNM; translated from the exons ATGTTGAGACTGGAGAGTTTGATAGTAACAGTGTGGGGACCAGCGACG CTTCTAGCTCGAAAAGCTCCGTTGGGTCAGATATG gATGGCCGCTACATTGCACGCGAAGATCAACCGGAAGAAACTAGATAAGCTCGATATCATTCAAATCTG CGAAGAGATTTTGAATCCGTCGGTTCCGATGGCTCTTAGACTCTCCGGGATTCTTATGG GTGGTGTTGTGATTGTTTATGAGAGGAAAGTGAAGCTCCTATTCG ATGATGTTAATCGCTTTCTG GTTGAAATTAATGGAGCTTGGCGCACAAAATCTGTTCCGGATCCCACTTTACTACCTAAAGGAAAAACCCATGCCAG gaAAGAGGCTGTTACATTGCCTGAGAACGAAGAAGCTGATTTTGGAGATTTTGAACAGACTCGTAATGTTCCTAAATTTGGCAATTACATGGATTTTCAGCAGACTTTTATTTCCATG CGGTTAGATGAATCCCATGTTAACAATAACCCCGAGCCAGAAGATCTTGGACAGCAGTTCCATCAAG CTGATGCCGAGAATATCACACTCTTTGAGTATCATGGTTCATTCCAGACCAACAATGAAACATATGATCGTTTTGAAAG ATTTGACATcgaaggagatgatgaaacACAGATGAACTCCAATCCAAGAGAAGGCGCTGAAATACCTACAACTCTCATCCCATCACCACCTCGTCATCATGACATTCCCGAAG GAGTCAACCCCACAAGCCCTCAGCGCCAGGAGCAACAGGAGAATCGTAGGGACGGATTTGCTGAGCAGATGGAGGAACAAAACATACCGGACAAAGAG GAACACGATAGACCACAACCAGCGAAAAAGAGAGCAAGAAAGACAGCTACTTCAGCGATGGATTATGAGCAAACTATTATCGCTGGTCATGTTTACCAGTCATGGCTCCAGGATACTTCTGACATTCTCTGTAGGGGGGAAAAGAGAAAG GTTCGAGGAACTATCCGGCCAGACATGGAAAGTTTCAAACGTGCGAATATGCCACCTACACAACTCTTTGAAAAGGACAGTTCTTACCCGCCTCAGCTTTACCAGCTTTGGTCAAAGAATACTCAAGTTCTTCAAACCTCATCATCTG AATCTCGACATCCTGATCTCCGTGCGGAACAATCTCCAGGGTTTGTTCAGGAGAGAATGCATAACCACCATCAAACAGACCAT CATGAGCGCAGTGACACAAGCTCCCAAAATCTTGATAGTCCCGCAGAAATACTCCGGACAGTTCGTACTGGGAAAGGTGCTTCAGTAGAAAGCATGATGGCTGGATCTCGAGCAAGCCCTGAAACTATTAACCGCCAGGCTGCTGATATTAATGTCACGCCATTCTATTCTG GAGATGATGTGAGATCCATGCCTAGTACACCATCCGCACGTGGAGCAGCTTCAATTAACAACATAGAGATCAGCTCTAAAAG TCGCATGCCCAATAGAAAAAGACCAAATTCCTCACCAAGAAGAGGACTCGAACCAGTGGCGGAAGAGAGACCGTGGGAGCACCGTGAATATGAGTTTGAGTTTTCAATGTTACCTGAAAAACGCTTCACAGCCGATAAAG AAATACTATTTGAAACTGCATCTACACAGACTCAAAAGCCAGTGTGCAATCAATCAGACGAGATGATAACAGATAGCATCAAAAG TCACCTGAAGACACACTTTGAAACACCTGGAGCTCCTCAAGTGGAATCTCTTAACAAGCTCGCTGTTGGAATGGACAGAAACGCTGCAGCTAAACTCTTCTTCCAATCCTGTG TGTTAGCTACTCGCGGAGTCATCAAGGTAAACCAAGCAGAGCCTTATGGGGACATTCTCATTGCAAGAGGACCCAACATGTAA
- a CDS encoding Peptide-N4-(N-acetyl-beta-glucosaminyl)asparagine amidase A protein (Peptide-N4-(N-acetyl-beta-glucosaminyl)asparagine amidase A protein; FUNCTIONS IN: molecular_function unknown; INVOLVED IN: biological_process unknown; LOCATED IN: vacuole; EXPRESSED IN: 21 plant structures; EXPRESSED DURING: 10 growth stages; CONTAINS InterPro DOMAIN/s: Peptide-N4-(N-acetyl-beta-glucosaminyl)asparagine amidase A (InterPro:IPR021102); BEST Arabidopsis thaliana protein match is: Peptide-N4-(N-acetyl-beta-glucosaminyl)asparagine amidase A protein (TAIR:AT3G14920.1); Has 30201 Blast hits to 17322 proteins in 780 species: Archae - 12; Bacteria - 1396; Metazoa - 17338; Fungi - 3422; Plants - 5037; Viruses - 0; Other Eukaryotes - 2996 (source: NCBI BLink).): MPENQNGAVKFFFTLAFLTATAVSRPSSPDRFLRSASTCLRSPVEPQEYEELRRPLPSDQLTPSCSHVLFRHSFANTINRPPFTTPYTPPSSCISPPWSYVVLDLRAASSGDQYDRISGLWLGGVELLRTSTAEPSPSGIFWNVRKDVSRYSSLFMRSDLNVTMMLENIVNDVYTGIYHINVTLIFYEFNPIASNLKISNRLGFVDSQKRDQTPADLIIPVCDGGNRGFWFMIENPRETYSKGIQIPSNTRQIVLELYVSFHGNDEFWYSNPPNSYIRTNNLTTGRGNGAYREVFVKIDGRYVGSEVPFPVIFTGGINPLFWEPVVAIGAFNLPSYDMDLTPFLGLLLDGKSHEFAFGVNDGISYWLVDANLHLWLDHGSSNVEAGSRLYDSPSRHMMRQEQLEQLDGSFKVEAEVSSEYDGWVRSSKGNLTTMVKSMFKVDSLVRFEKNGTYKRVEQRVKTERIVEVTSESGKPVNRVVHQRTYPLTVITSTLRGLTNDKDTYMLVTNVSHALNETHSDGEALIQVYSRQDSEGWMEVEDHNVLAGEASTKQSLSYIDEFSCYSRTIVAANGEIAQDSSSDSCTSSSFSELNTIEQLIITNVMKHLS; encoded by the coding sequence ATGCCAGAAAATCAAAACGGCGCCGTTAAGTTCTTCTTCACACTTGCTTTTCTCACTGCTACCGCCGTTTCTCGTCCTTCCTCGCCGGATCGATTCCTTAGATCGGCTTCGACTTGTCTCCGGTCACCGGTCGAGCCTCAGGAGTACGAGGAGCTCAGGCGGCCCCTACCGTCCGATCAGCTAACGCCGTCATGCTCGCATGTCCTCTTCCGCCATTCATTCGCCAACACCATCAACAGACCTCCTTTTACCACTCCATACACTCCCCCTTCCAGCTGCATATCGCCGCCGTGGTCTTATGTTGTACTTGACCTACGCGCCGCCTCGAGTGGCGATCAGTACGATCGTATCTCCGGCTTGTGGCTCGGCGGAGTGGAGCTACTTCGCACCAGTACGGCGGAGCCGAGTCCATCCGGAATCTTCTGGAATGTTCGGAAAGACGTCTCTAGGTATTCCTCGCTCTTTATGAGATCCGATTTAAATGTCACAATGATGCTTGAGAACATAGTCAACGATGTTTACACAGGCATCTATCATATCAATGTCACCCTCATCTTCTACGAATTCAATCCTATTGCGTCAAATTTGAAGATTAGTAACAGATTAGGGTTTGTGGATTCCCAGAAAAGAGATCAAACCCCTGCGGATTTGATAATTCCGGTATGTGACGGAGGGAACAGAGGGTTCTGGTTCATGATCGAGAACCCCAGAGAAACTTACTCAAAAGGAATTCAAATTCCGTCCAACACTCGTCAGATTGTGCTGGAACTATATGTATCGTTCCATGGAAACGATGAGTTCTGGTATTCAAACCCGCCAAATTCTTATATCAGAACGAACAATCTAACAACCGGGCGTGGCAATGGTGCATACCGGGAAGTTTTTGTTAAGATAGATGGGAGATACGTGGGATCCGAGGTGCCATTTCCGGTGATCTTTACTGGTGGAATCAATCCCTTGTTCTGGGAACCAGTTGTAGCAATCGGTGCCTTCAATCTACCTTCCTATGACATGGACTTGACGCCATTTCTCGGGTTGCTTTTAGATGGAAAGTCTCATGAGTTTGCGTTTGGGGTCAACGATGGGATATCATACTGGCTTGTGGACGCTAATTTGCACCTCTGGTTAGATCACGGGTCTTCGAATGTTGAAGCTGGGTCTAGACTTTATGATAGCCCGAGTCGGCATATGATGAGACAAGAACAGCTTGAACAGCTTGATGGGTCGTTTAAGGTTGAAGCAGAGGTAAGTAGTGAATATGATGGCTGGGTTAGATCAAGTAAAGGTAATCTGACCACCATGGTCAAGAGCATGTTCAAGGTTGACAGCTTGGTGAGGTTCGAGAAAAACGGAACATACAAGAGGGTTGAGCAGAGAGTGAAGACCGAACGGATCGTGGAGGTGACTTCTGAATCGGGTAAACCGGTGAATCGAGTCGTGCACCAGCGGACATATCCTCTTACAGTGATCACTTCTACTCTTAGAGGGTTAACCAACGACAAGGATACGTATATGCTCGTGACGAATGTTTCACACGCCTTGAATGAGACACATTCAGATGGAGAGGCTTTGATCCAAGTTTATAGCAGACAAGACTCAGAGGGTTGGATGGAGGTTGAAGATCACAATGTCTTGGCTGGTGAAGCGAGCACAAAACAGAGTCTTAGCTATATCGATGAATTCAGCTGTTATTCCCGCACCATCGTTGCGGCTAATGGGGAGATTGCCCAGGACAGTTCATCTGATTCTTGTACTTCGTCTTCATTCTCAGAGCTCAACACTATTGAGCAGCTTATCATAACCAATGTTATGAAACACTTGTCGTGA
- the SYN1 gene encoding Rad21/Rec8-like family protein (SYNAPTIC 1 (SYN1); CONTAINS InterPro DOMAIN/s: Rad21/Rec8 like protein, C-terminal (InterPro:IPR006909), Rad21/Rec8 like protein, N-terminal (InterPro:IPR006910); BEST Arabidopsis thaliana protein match is: sister chromatid cohesion 1 protein 4 (TAIR:AT5G16270.1); Has 1807 Blast hits to 1807 proteins in 277 species: Archae - 0; Bacteria - 0; Metazoa - 736; Fungi - 347; Plants - 385; Viruses - 0; Other Eukaryotes - 339 (source: NCBI BLink).): protein MFYSHQLLARKAPLGQIWMAATLHAKINRKKLDKLDIIQICEEILNPSVPMALRLSGILMGGVVIVYERKVKLLFDDVNRFLVEINGAWRTKSVPDPTLLPKGKTHARKEAVTLPENEEADFGDFEQTRNVPKFGNYMDFQQTFISMRLDESHVNNNPEPEDLGQQFHQADAENITLFEYHGSFQTNNETYDRFERFDIEGDDETQMNSNPREGAEIPTTLIPSPPRHHDIPEGVNPTSPQRQEQQENRRDGFAEQMEEQNIPDKEEHDRPQPAKKRARKTATSAMDYEQTIIAGHVYQSWLQDTSDILCRGEKRKVRGTIRPDMESFKRANMPPTQLFEKDSSYPPQLYQLWSKNTQVLQTSSSESRHPDLRAEQSPGFVQERMHNHHQTDHHERSDTSSQNLDSPAEILRTVRTGKGASVESMMAGSRASPETINRQAADINVTPFYSGDDVRSMPSTPSARGAASINNIEISSKSRMPNRKRPNSSPRRGLEPVAEERPWEHREYEFEFSMLPEKRFTADKEILFETASTQTQKPVCNQSDEMITDSIKSHLKTHFETPGAPQVESLNKLAVGMDRNAAAKLFFQSCVLATRGVIKVNQAEPYGDILIARGPNM from the exons ATGTTTTATTCTCACCAGCTTCTAGCTCGAAAAGCTCCGTTGGGTCAGATATG gATGGCCGCTACATTGCACGCGAAGATCAACCGGAAGAAACTAGATAAGCTCGATATCATTCAAATCTG CGAAGAGATTTTGAATCCGTCGGTTCCGATGGCTCTTAGACTCTCCGGGATTCTTATGG GTGGTGTTGTGATTGTTTATGAGAGGAAAGTGAAGCTCCTATTCG ATGATGTTAATCGCTTTCTG GTTGAAATTAATGGAGCTTGGCGCACAAAATCTGTTCCGGATCCCACTTTACTACCTAAAGGAAAAACCCATGCCAG gaAAGAGGCTGTTACATTGCCTGAGAACGAAGAAGCTGATTTTGGAGATTTTGAACAGACTCGTAATGTTCCTAAATTTGGCAATTACATGGATTTTCAGCAGACTTTTATTTCCATG CGGTTAGATGAATCCCATGTTAACAATAACCCCGAGCCAGAAGATCTTGGACAGCAGTTCCATCAAG CTGATGCCGAGAATATCACACTCTTTGAGTATCATGGTTCATTCCAGACCAACAATGAAACATATGATCGTTTTGAAAG ATTTGACATcgaaggagatgatgaaacACAGATGAACTCCAATCCAAGAGAAGGCGCTGAAATACCTACAACTCTCATCCCATCACCACCTCGTCATCATGACATTCCCGAAG GAGTCAACCCCACAAGCCCTCAGCGCCAGGAGCAACAGGAGAATCGTAGGGACGGATTTGCTGAGCAGATGGAGGAACAAAACATACCGGACAAAGAG GAACACGATAGACCACAACCAGCGAAAAAGAGAGCAAGAAAGACAGCTACTTCAGCGATGGATTATGAGCAAACTATTATCGCTGGTCATGTTTACCAGTCATGGCTCCAGGATACTTCTGACATTCTCTGTAGGGGGGAAAAGAGAAAG GTTCGAGGAACTATCCGGCCAGACATGGAAAGTTTCAAACGTGCGAATATGCCACCTACACAACTCTTTGAAAAGGACAGTTCTTACCCGCCTCAGCTTTACCAGCTTTGGTCAAAGAATACTCAAGTTCTTCAAACCTCATCATCTG AATCTCGACATCCTGATCTCCGTGCGGAACAATCTCCAGGGTTTGTTCAGGAGAGAATGCATAACCACCATCAAACAGACCAT CATGAGCGCAGTGACACAAGCTCCCAAAATCTTGATAGTCCCGCAGAAATACTCCGGACAGTTCGTACTGGGAAAGGTGCTTCAGTAGAAAGCATGATGGCTGGATCTCGAGCAAGCCCTGAAACTATTAACCGCCAGGCTGCTGATATTAATGTCACGCCATTCTATTCTG GAGATGATGTGAGATCCATGCCTAGTACACCATCCGCACGTGGAGCAGCTTCAATTAACAACATAGAGATCAGCTCTAAAAG TCGCATGCCCAATAGAAAAAGACCAAATTCCTCACCAAGAAGAGGACTCGAACCAGTGGCGGAAGAGAGACCGTGGGAGCACCGTGAATATGAGTTTGAGTTTTCAATGTTACCTGAAAAACGCTTCACAGCCGATAAAG AAATACTATTTGAAACTGCATCTACACAGACTCAAAAGCCAGTGTGCAATCAATCAGACGAGATGATAACAGATAGCATCAAAAG TCACCTGAAGACACACTTTGAAACACCTGGAGCTCCTCAAGTGGAATCTCTTAACAAGCTCGCTGTTGGAATGGACAGAAACGCTGCAGCTAAACTCTTCTTCCAATCCTGTG TGTTAGCTACTCGCGGAGTCATCAAGGTAAACCAAGCAGAGCCTTATGGGGACATTCTCATTGCAAGAGGACCCAACATGTAA
- the MOP10 gene encoding Pollen Ole e 1 allergen and extensin family protein (Pollen Ole e 1 allergen and extensin family protein; FUNCTIONS IN: molecular_function unknown; INVOLVED IN: biological_process unknown; LOCATED IN: endomembrane system; EXPRESSED IN: root; CONTAINS InterPro DOMAIN/s: Pollen Ole e 1 allergen/extensin (InterPro:IPR006041); BEST Arabidopsis thaliana protein match is: Pollen Ole e 1 allergen and extensin family protein (TAIR:AT2G34700.1); Has 30201 Blast hits to 17322 proteins in 780 species: Archae - 12; Bacteria - 1396; Metazoa - 17338; Fungi - 3422; Plants - 5037; Viruses - 0; Other Eukaryotes - 2996 (source: NCBI BLink).), producing the protein MDSRALPFSVLVILIATAVLANAYTPPPPPPTTAYPAVKTVEAAVEGMVYCQSCDKFGSWSLAGAEAIAGAKISIICKNHRQQVSFYKVFRTDSYGHFYGELKGFKMTPHFLDHPLHSCRAKLVSSPREDCNLFSNINNALDGAPLRYEEKRLKWTNYEAVIYAAGPLAFRPDHCPATAPPTY; encoded by the coding sequence ATGGACTCAAGAGCCTTACCCTTCTCCGTTCTCGTCATCCTCATTGCTACGGCGGTGTTGGCCAACGCTTAcactcctcctcctcctcctccaacCACCGCATACCCTGCCGTGAAAACCGTGGAAGCGGCAGTGGAAGGAATGGTGTACTGTCAATCCTGCGACAAATTCGGATCATGGTCATTGGCCGGAGCAGAAGCTATAGCCGGAGCTAAAATCAGCATTATCTGCAAGAATCATAGGCAACAAGTGAGTTTCTACAAAGTCTTTCGAACTGATTCCTACGGCCATTTCTATGGTGAGCTCAAAGGTTTCAAGATGACTCCACATTTCTTGGACCATCCTCTTCATTCTTGCCGAGCCAAGCTCGTCTCTTCTCCTCGTGAAGACTGCAATCTCTTCTCCAACATTAACAATGCTCTAGATGGAGCTCCACTCCGATATGAAGAGAAGAGGCTCAAGTGGACTAACTATGAGGCCGTGATTTACGCCGCTGGTCCATTGGCTTTCCGTCCTGACCACTGCCCTGCGACTGCACCACCCACTTActga
- the EIF2 ALPHA gene encoding eukaryotic translation initiation factor 2 alpha subunit (eukaryotic translation initiation factor 2 alpha subunit (EIF2 ALPHA); FUNCTIONS IN: RNA binding, translation initiation factor activity; INVOLVED IN: translation; LOCATED IN: eukaryotic translation initiation factor 2 complex; EXPRESSED IN: 22 plant structures; EXPRESSED DURING: 13 growth stages; CONTAINS InterPro DOMAIN/s: Nucleic acid-binding, OB-fold-like (InterPro:IPR016027), Nucleic acid-binding, OB-fold (InterPro:IPR012340), Ribosomal protein S1, RNA-binding domain (InterPro:IPR003029), Eukaryotic translation initiation factor 2, alpha subunit (InterPro:IPR011488); BEST Arabidopsis thaliana protein match is: Eukaryotic translation initiation factor 2 subunit 1 (TAIR:AT2G40290.1); Has 1807 Blast hits to 1807 proteins in 277 species: Archae - 0; Bacteria - 0; Metazoa - 736; Fungi - 347; Plants - 385; Viruses - 0; Other Eukaryotes - 339 (source: NCBI BLink).), whose translation MANPAPNLECRMYESRYPDVDMAVMIQVKTIADMGAYVSLLEYNNIEGMILFSELSRRRIRSISSLIKVGRTEPVMVLRVDRERGYIDLSKRRVSDEDKEACEERYNKSKLVHSIMRHVAETVGVDLEELYVNIGWPLYKKHGHAFEAFKIVVTDPDSVFDALTREVKETGPDGVEVTKVVPAVSEELKDAFLKDIRRRMTPQPMKIRADIELKCFQFDGVLHIKEAMKKAEAVGTDDCPVKIKLVAPPLYVLTTHTHYKEKGIVTLNKAIEACITAIEEHKGKLVVKEGARAVSERDDKLLAEHMAKLRMDNEEMSGDEGSEDEEEDTGMGEVDIDGGSGIIE comes from the exons ATGGCGAATCCTGCTCCGAATCTAGAATGTCGTATGTACGAATCGAGATACCCTGATGTAGACATGGCGGTGATGATTCAGGTGAAGACCATCGCTGACATGGGAGCTTACGTATCTCTCCTTGAATACAACAACATCGAAGGAATGATCCTGTTCTCCGAGCTCTCTCGCCGTCGGATTCGTAGTATCAGTAGCTTAATCAAGGTCGGTCGTACCGAGCCTGTTATGGTCCTTCGTGTcgatagagagagaggttaCATTGATCTCAGTAAACGTAGGGTTAGTGATGAGGACAAAGAGGCTTGTGAGGAGAGGTATAATAAGAGCAAGCTTGTTCACTCTATCATGCGTCATGTTGCTGAGACTGTTGGTGTCGATTTGGAG GAGCTATACGTAAACATCGGTTGGCCATTGTATAAGAAGCATGGACATGCTTTTGAG GCTTTCAAAATTGTTGTCACTGATCCTGATTCAGTTTTCGATGCTCTTACCCGAGAAGTTAAAGAAACTGGACCTGATGGTGTGGAG GTGACCAAAGTTGTCCCGGCTGTGTCTGAAGAATTGAAAGATGCATTTTTGAAGGACATTAGGAGGAGAATGACACCACAGCCAATGAAGATTCGTGCTGATATTGAATTGAAGTGTTTTCAGTTTGATGGAGTTCTCCACATCAAG GAAGCCATGAAGAAGGCAGAGGCTGTAGGTACTGATGATTGTCCAGTCAAAATCAAGCTCGTTGCTCCACCACTTTATGTACTCACAACTCACACCCATTACAAG GAAAAAGGAATAGTGACTCTGAATAAAGCAATTGAAGCATGCATTACTGCAATTGAGGAACACAAGGGTAAACTTGTCGTTAAAGAAGGTGCTCGTGCG GTGAGTGAGCGTGATGACAAATTGCTTGCTGAGCACATGGCTAAGCTTAGAATGGATAATGAAGAAATGAGTGGTGATGAGGGAAgcgaagatgaagaagaagacactgGAATGGGAGAAGTCGATATCGATGGAGGTAGCGGGATAATTGAatga